A single window of Solea solea chromosome 9, fSolSol10.1, whole genome shotgun sequence DNA harbors:
- the aasdh gene encoding beta-alanine-activating enzyme, whose translation MAAETLQELVSAAASVHSDRRAVTYDSHSLSDTDSPVSLLYRDLLQLAEELSHLLQLHCTHSNGVIGLYCCDDLYIPVWILGILQYPAAYVPLDLEAPGLLSARVMNNCGLKYCAVKTDLLQHFRTAVDKHVSVEVCVVLPKFKLTLVRVKLPPANKLKPETAQTVEGADLCDAAVVEKDLGHEDLAYVLHTSGTTGLPKIVRVPHKCILPNILHLRSLFQISADDVVFLASPLTFDPSVVDIFLALSSGAQLLITPSINKKIPSRLAQVLFKDHKTTVLQITPTLLCRFGRRTLKQEVLSSGSSLRVLALGGESCPSPALLRSWRHEDNNTHVFNIYGITEVSCWACCYEIPQSLLQSKSLPSSMASSVPLGSPLMDTVVEVRDEHGRVVTEGEGQAFIGGKDRVCLLDDEEAVIPGTMRATGDWVIVQDTQLYYLGRRDRLIKRHGKRVNLDNLQQLILSLPQVEACAVGLYEGIRLLAFVVVSTPGDQKAVSPLPSVQQHVEQSPSALVQHQEHLHSLVSLHQEEMSGAEGDPSRLILNQLSLMLPSYSVPDALVLVPALCLTPHGKVDMEALRTIYERQRRCLKSPQEDVSQLKQTLQSLWQDTLGFAKDVIIDEESNFLLSGGDSLKALHLCEDIHTTVGVTSPELLEVILGKTFADVLHYIARVTLMQPLQSSTSSLPEDKKRPHTDPPAFVLAKRERKEPQSQSEEKQAFKVLRRGGEVIEMNVRNKRSNLTDAVREKDSSQKQKDNILGFCLSWSSDTGRCVDASPVLLVHERTDQLSDVPKTSVFIGSHSHRIQALDLDTGNLLWERVLGGRIEASAAVSHRGTFVIIGCYDGCVYFLCAASGKTRWIFETGDAVKSCPAVDQHTGVVIVGSHDGHVYALDPKLQRCVWKRHCGGGAVFASPYLQCTLRQLYVASLGGHLLCLNPDNGDVLWSDSRDVPFFSSPNGCSGLVVIGSVDGNICCYSNTGKVVWQFLTKGPVFSSPCFTLDRQRLLCGSHDGQLYCLNSADGALVWTFQTSGKVYSTPCVFDGSTVGRGGFLVGLASTDGKVWILDGENGQMLASHALPGELFSSPVVHEQFLVVGCRNDYVYCLKLTVKEEAQRD comes from the exons ATGGCCGCAGAGACGCTGCAGGAGCTCGTATCGGCCGCGGCCTCTGTGCACTCTGACCGAAGAGCTGTGACATACGACAGCCACTCGCTGTCAGACACAGACAGCCCGGTGTCTCTGCTCTACAGAGATCTGCTTCAACTGGCTGAGGAACTGTCGCATCTTCTGCAGCTGCACTGCACTCATAGTAACGGCGTTATCGGGCTGTATTGTTGTGATGACCTGTATATACCAGTGTGGATCCTGGG AATCCTCCAGTATCCTGCTGCTTATGTTCCTTTGGACCTGGAAGCTCCAGGGCTTCTCTCTGCCAGAGTCATGAACAACTGTGGCCTAAAGTACTGTGCTGTGAAAACGGACCTCCTGCAG CATTTCCGGACTGCTGTTGACAAACACGTAtctgtggaggtgtgtgtggtgttgccCAAGTTTAAATTAACCTTGGTTCGAGTCAAGCTGCCACCAGCCAATAAACTCAAACCAGAAACAGCACAAACTGTGGAAGGTGCTGATCTCTGTGATGCAGCTGTGGTGGAAAAGGACTTGGGGCACGAGGACTTGGCATATGTGTTGCACACTTCTGGAACAACTGGCCTTCCAAAGATTGTTAGGGTGCCGCATAAGTGTATTCTTCCCAATATTCTGCATCTGAG ATCGTTGTTTCAGATAAGtgcagatgatgtggttttCCTGGCTTCGCCCTTAACATTTGACCCTTCTGTGGTGGATATTTTCCTGGCCTTATCATCCGGGGCACAGCTACTCATCACCCCCtctattaacaaaaaaataccCAGTCGACTGGCTCAGGTGCTGTTTAAGGATCACAAGACGACAGTCCTACAG aTCACACCAACTCTGCTCTGCCGCTTCGGGCGTCGTACCCTAAAACAGGAGGTATTGTCATCGGGCTCCTCACTGCGGGTGCTGGCTCTGGGTGGAGAGTCATGCCCCTCACCAGCTCTGCTGAGGAGCTGGAGGCACGAAGACAACAACACCCACGTCTTCAACATCTATGGTATTACTGAGGTGTCCTGCTGGGCCTGCTGCTATGAAATACcacagtctctgctgcagtCCAAAAGCCT ACCGTCGAGCATGGCGTCCTCAGTGCCGCTCGGGTCTCCTTTGATGGACACAGTGGTGGAGGTCAGAGATGAACATGGCCGTGTTGTTACTGAGGGCGAAGGACAGGCGTTCATAg GTGGAAAAGACAGAGTGTGTCTCCTGGATGACGAAGAGGCTGTTATTCCAGGGACAATGAGAGCTACTGGAGACTGGGTGATTGTTCAAGATACACAGCTTTACTACCTGGGACGGAGAGACAGGCTGATAAAACGTCATGGAAAACGGGTCAACTTGGACAATTTACAGCAA CTCATACTGAGTCTGCCTCAGGTGGAGGCCTGTGCTGTGGGTTTGTATGAAGGCATTCGACTGCTTGCCTTTGTTGTGGTGTCCACACCTGGAGACCAGAAAGCAGTTTCTCCTCTTCCATCAGTGCAGCAACATGTGGAGCAATCTCCCTCAGCTCTGGTTCAGCATCAGGAACACCTGCATTCTCTTGTGAGTCTCCACCAAGAGGAGATGAGCGGTGCAGAGGGAGATCCGAGCAGACTGATCCTGAACCAGTTGTCTCTGATGCTGCCATCTTACAGCGTACCTGACGCACTGGTGCTGGTCCCAGCCTTGTGTCTGACTCCTCATG GTAAAGTCGACATGGAGGCTCTAAGGACAATATACGAAAGACAGAGACGCTGTTTAAAGTCTCCACAGGAAGACGTCAGCCAACTAAAGCAAACTCTCCAGTCTTTGTGGCAG GATACGTTGGGTTTTGCTAAGGATGTGATCATTGATGAGGAATCCAACTTCCTGTTAAGTGGAGGAGATTCTCTGAAGGCGCTGCACCTCTGTGAAGATATCCATACCACTGTGGGAGTCACCTCGCCAGAACTTCTGGAGGTTATACTCGGCAAGACCTTCGCTGACGTCCTGCACTACATTGCCAGAGTAACACTGATGCAGCCGCTCCAGAGCAGCACATCGTCACTTCCTGAGGACAAGAAACGGCCTCACACTGACCCTCCTGCTTTTGTTCTAGCAAAGAGGGAACGCAAAGAGCCTCAGTCTCAGTCAGAGGAGAAACAGGCTTTTAAAGTTCTAAGACGAGGAGGAGAGGTGATAGAAATGAACGTCAGAAATAAAAGATCAAACTTAACTGATGCAGTCCGAGAAAAAGATTCCAGTCAAAAACAGAAAGATAACATTCTGGGCTTCTGTCTGAGCTGGTCTTCAGACACAGGCAGATGTGTGGATGCCTCCCCAGTGCTTCTGGTCCATGAAAGAACAGATCAGTTGTCAGATGTGCCTAAAACAAGTGTGTTCATCGGCTCACACTCTCACAGGATCCAGGCATTAGACCTGGACACGGGGAACCTTCTGTGGGAGCGAGTTCTTGGTGGTAGAATCGAGGCGTCGGCTGCTGTGTCTCACCGTGGGACGTTCGTGATTATAG GCTGCTATGATGGCTGTGTGTATTTCTTGTGTGCTGCATCTGGAAAGACGAGGTGGATATTTGAGACAGGAGACGCTGTGAAGAGCTGTCCTGCTGTGGATCAACACACAGGTGTGGTTATAGTGGGATCACACGACGGGCACGTTTACGCCCTGGACCCAAAG CTGCAGCGTTGCGTTTGGAAGCGTCACTGCGGCGGTGGGGCAGTGTTTGCCTCTCCTTACCTCCAGTGCACTCTCAGACAGCTGTATGTGGCGTCACTGGGTGGTCACCTCCTCTGTCTCAACCCT GACAACGGCGACGTCCTTTGGTCCGACAGCAGGGACGTCCCGTTCTTCTCCTCACCAAACGGCTGCTCTGGGCTTGTCGTGATCGGATCTGTGGATGGAAACATCTGCTGCTACAGTAACACGGGGAAAGTG GTGTGGCAGTTTTTAACAAAGGGACCCGTCTTCTCGTCTCCGTGTTTCACCCTGGACCGGCAGAGGCTTCTGTGTGGGTCACACGATGGTCAGCTGTACTGTTTAAACTCCGCTGACGGCGCTTTAGTTTGGACTTTCCAGACGTCAGGCAAGGTGTACTCCACGCCATGTGTGTTTGATGGCTCCACTGTGGGCAGGGGGGGGTTTCTGGTGGGCCTGGCCTCCACAGACGGCAAAGTCTGGATCCTGGACGGCGAGAATGGACAAATGCTGGCGTCGCACGCGCTGCCCGGGGAGCTGTTTTCATCCCCAGTGGTGCATGAACAGTTCCTTGTCGTCGGGTGTCGCAATGACTACGTGTACTGTTTAAAGCTGACTGTAAAAGAGGAAGCACAGAGGGATTAG
- the cracd gene encoding capping protein inhibiting regulator of actin dynamics isoform X2, with product MSQENVSDKVRNLQKQIAQGIKFGQRPPSLRRSEGDEGSSDEEEVPRSPLKVLAQVEAEPPKTEPQQAQGTHTHSTPVKSPRSKRVLPPTGTIESINLDSVPQSAPRLDNAAAKHKLSVKPKNQRISRKHRRFTQDLQEVSIPGMVQEDLETAGVSGDDQRRASVDSLLSFKKQRLHEEERQEAKRRKELEEQRLREEDDERRKRAEEMRLRELEEEKERCRQQKEEEERLIREEAERKKREEEEERRIRLEEERRQREEQERMQREEEARRMREEEERLQREEEERRHLEEQRRKEDEERSKREEEEQAERKRKLKEEEEERKRKEEEIEQKKKMEAEERRRKEEEEQRRLLEEADGGSDPMERKRRAEELRWREMEERQRPFSFKVSSGENQILFQKVNLTPVTPASSHQTGASPEQREGVKASSPEGTDAPNLPASPYVPHTAILVTGAQLCGTAVNLDQIKDSACKSLLGLGDDRKAQGTPPLKSKTSPDRKSGKTKSLTEAVLSTDKSSAAVLAEWASIRSKIFKGVEDGKYDDNQDVNKKQPQPSSEDQPAFSHTNLRKTMSASAKFSITPAKKKFGDSNRNSEVFSAAADGKEVGEETTPSDSLTAVSPTAATTKPQNRTSKTVRIVERGSEECMFAKDLPSFLVPSPGAKFDGAELKSRAQNVTSEASESREDGEVPGPDGEDTPSPFGIKLRRTNYSLRFHSEQSTEKRKKRYSDGDSFDGVPSPLTPVDPDFDTSSTSSVFSDKSSPGSPQKVGAVGKYLHASASPGGPRAKLGKSPSPTLHSEVEKVVSKPPLYRRPTASPKPAGSVPTPPPSPLPKVAHGPSSDAVVQRTGCGDSSSQEQTRRSEETSAVAHLHQTSQVQIQGEGEEPKEKRSFFPSINIPWREKVDRKTELIKKDKPSLQSRHSLDSAKVHDKESGPLWITLALQKQKGFREQQQNRDDRRCQREAKLAEKQTRDSVTLVSPTESKGSGSISPSKPQTPEEPKRPDSLLGRLERKEQLKKANTLPSSVTVEIADSTPSPPAVKEVSKRFPSSDSGQVSTEPAWLALAKRKAKAWSDCPQIIK from the exons ATGTCACAGGAAAACGTCTCGGATAAAGTACGGAATCTGCAG AAGCAGATAGCACAAGGTATAAAGTTTGGCCAGAGGCCGCCTTCACTGAGGAGGAGTGAGGGAGATGAGGGAAGTTCAGATGAGGAAGAGGTTCCCAGGAGCCCCCTGAAGGTGCTGGCCCAGGTAGAAGCGGAACCGCCAAAAACAGAACCACAG CAGGCGCAAGGAACCCACACTCACAGCACCCCAGTGAAGTCCCCAAGATCCAAACGAGTTCTTCCGCCCACTGGTACGATTGAGTCCATCAATCTGGACTCTGTCCCACAGTCCGCTCCTCGCTTGGACAATGCAGCTGCCAAGCATAAACTCTCTGTCAAACCAAAAAACCAGAGAATTTCCCGCAAACATAGACGATTCACGCAG GACCTACAAGAGGTCTCCATCCCTGGCATGGTCCAAGAGGACCTTGAGACAGCTGGGGTCTCCGGTGATGACCAGCGCAGGGCATCTGTTGACTCCTTACTAAGCTTCAAGAAGCAGCGCCTCCATGAGGAGGAAAGACAGGAGgcaaagaggaggaaggagctgGAAGAGCAGAGGCTcagagaggaggatgacgagaggAGGAAAAGGGCAGAGGAGATGAGGCTGCGCGaactggaggaggaaaaggagaggTGTCGCcaacagaaggaggaggaagagagactGATTcgagaggaggcagagagaaagaagagagaggaggaggaggagaggaggattagactagaggaagagaggaggcagagggaggagCAAGAGAGAatgcagagggaggaagaggcaAGGAGGATGCGGGAAGAAGAGGAACGTCTAcaacgtgaggaggaggagagaaggcacctggaagagcagaggaggaaagaggatgAGGAAAGGAGCAAAcgagaggaggaagaacaggctgaaaggaagaggaagctgaaagaagaagaggaggaaagaaagaggaaagaggaagagattgagcaaaagaaaaaaatggaagcagaggagaggaggagaaaggaggaggaagagcagaggagattATTAGAGGAGGCTGATGGAGGTTCAGATCcaatggagaggaagaggagagcagaggagctgcgctggagggagatggaggaaaGACAGAGGCCTTTCTCTTTCAAGGTTTCTTCTGGAGAAAACCAGATTTTGTTCCAGAAGGTCAACCTTACGCCTGTTACACCAGCTTCCAGCCACCAGACAGGTGCTTCACCTGAACAAAGAGAGGGAGTTAAGGCTTCTTCCCCTGAAGGAACTGACGCCCCAAACCTGCCAGCATCACCATATGTCCCCCACACAGCCATCTTAGTGACAGGTGCCCAGCTCTGTGGGACAGCTGTCAATTTAGACCAGATCAAAGACAGTGCTTGTAAGTCTCTGCTGGGTCTGGGAGACGACAGGAAGGCCCAGGGAACACCGCCACTCAAGAGCAAAACTTCACCAGACCGCAAGTCTGGCAAAACCAAATCCCTCACTGAGGCTGTGCTCTCCACAGATAAGTCCAGTGCAGCTGTCCTGGCAGAATGGGCAAGTATCCGATCAAAGATATTCAAGGGGGTAGAAGACGGGAAGTATGATGATAACCAAGATGTAAACAAAAAGCAGCCTCAGCCAAGCAGCGAAGACCAGCCTGCGTTCTCCCACACAAACCTCAGGAAGACCATGTCGGCCAGCGCCAAGTTCTCCATCACTCCTGCGAAGAAGAAGTTTGGGGATTCAAACAGGAATTCTGAGGTGTTCAGCGCAGCAGCAGACGGGAAGGAAGTGGGAGAGGAGACTACTCCATCTGACAGCCTTACTGCAGTCTCACCGACTGCTGCTACCACTAAACCTCAGAACAGGACAAGTAAAACTGTTCGCATTGTAGAGAGAGGGTCAGAGGAATGTATGTTTGCCAAAGACCTCCCCTCCTTTTTGGTACCAAGCCCCGGAGCCAAATTTGATGGGGCAGAACTGAAGAGCAGAGCTCAGAATGTGACATCAGAGGCATCAGAAAGTAGAGAGGATGGAGAGGTGCCGGGCCCAGATGGTGAGGATACGCCCTCACCTTTTGGCATAAAACTAAGGAGGACTAACTACTCTCTGCGTTTTCACAGTGAACAGTCCACTGAGAAAAGGAAGAAACGCTACAGTGACGGGGACAGCTTTGATGGCGTCCCTTCACCTCTCACCCCCGTTGATCCAGACTTTGATACTTCCTCTACTTCCTCCGTCTTCTCTGACAAATCAAGTCCTGGTTCACCACAGAAAGTAGGTGCAGTCGGCAAGTACTTGCATGCATCTGCCTCTCCTGGTGGCCCTCGGGCTAAACTGGGAAAGTCTCCAAGCCCCACCTTGCACAGCGAAGTTGAGAAAGTGGTTTCAAAACCACCGCTCTACCGACGACCCACCGCGTCACCCAAACCTGCGGGATCAGTCCCAACACCTCCTCCATCTCCGCTTCCTAAAGTAGCTCATGGGCCGTCCAGTGATGCCGTGGTCCAGAGAACAGGGTGTGGAGATTCATCCAGCCAGGAGCAGACGCGCCGGAGCGAGGAAACTTCAGCAGTAGCCCACCTGCACCAGACCAGCCAAGTCCAGATccaaggagaaggagaggagccGAAGGAGAAGAGGTCATTCTTCCCCTCCATTAACATTCCCTGGAGAGAGAAGgtggacagaaagacagagcTCATCAAGAAAG ATAAACCATCCCTACAGAGCAGACACTCACTGGACAGTGCAAAGGTCCACGATAAGGAGTCTGGACCCTTATGGATCACCCTGGCTTTGCAGAAGCAGAAGGGCTtcagggagcagcagcagaatcgaGATGATCGTCGTTGTCAAAGAGAGGCCAAGCTGGCCGAAAAACAAACGAGAGACAGC GTCACACTGGTGAGTCCCACAGAGAGCAAAGGCAGTGGAAGCATCAGTCCCTCCAAACCTCAGACACCAGAGGAGCCCAAGAGACCCGACAGCCTCCTGGGACGActggagcgcaaagaacaactGAAAAAAGCCAACACTTTGCCCAGCTCTGTCACTG TTGAGATTGCAGACTCTACACCATCGCCACCTGCTGTCAAGGAGGTGTCAAAGCGCTTCCCCTCCAGCGACTCCGGGCAGGTGTCCACAGAGCCTGCCTGGCTGGCTCTGGCCAAAAGAAAGGCCAAAGCCTGGAGTGATTGTCCTCAGATCATTAAATAA
- the cracd gene encoding capping protein inhibiting regulator of actin dynamics isoform X1, with protein sequence MSQENVSDKKQIAQGIKFGQRPPSLRRSEGDEGSSDEEEVPRSPLKVLAQVEAEPPKTEPQQAQGTHTHSTPVKSPRSKRVLPPTGTIESINLDSVPQSAPRLDNAAAKHKLSVKPKNQRISRKHRRFTQDLQEVSIPGMVQEDLETAGVSGDDQRRASVDSLLSFKKQRLHEEERQEAKRRKELEEQRLREEDDERRKRAEEMRLRELEEEKERCRQQKEEEERLIREEAERKKREEEEERRIRLEEERRQREEQERMQREEEARRMREEEERLQREEEERRHLEEQRRKEDEERSKREEEEQAERKRKLKEEEEERKRKEEEIEQKKKMEAEERRRKEEEEQRRLLEEADGGSDPMERKRRAEELRWREMEERQRPFSFKVSSGENQILFQKVNLTPVTPASSHQTGASPEQREGVKASSPEGTDAPNLPASPYVPHTAILVTGAQLCGTAVNLDQIKDSACKSLLGLGDDRKAQGTPPLKSKTSPDRKSGKTKSLTEAVLSTDKSSAAVLAEWASIRSKIFKGVEDGKYDDNQDVNKKQPQPSSEDQPAFSHTNLRKTMSASAKFSITPAKKKFGDSNRNSEVFSAAADGKEVGEETTPSDSLTAVSPTAATTKPQNRTSKTVRIVERGSEECMFAKDLPSFLVPSPGAKFDGAELKSRAQNVTSEASESREDGEVPGPDGEDTPSPFGIKLRRTNYSLRFHSEQSTEKRKKRYSDGDSFDGVPSPLTPVDPDFDTSSTSSVFSDKSSPGSPQKVGAVGKYLHASASPGGPRAKLGKSPSPTLHSEVEKVVSKPPLYRRPTASPKPAGSVPTPPPSPLPKVAHGPSSDAVVQRTGCGDSSSQEQTRRSEETSAVAHLHQTSQVQIQGEGEEPKEKRSFFPSINIPWREKVDRKTELIKKDKPSLQSRHSLDSAKVHDKESGPLWITLALQKQKGFREQQQNRDDRRCQREAKLAEKQTRDSVTLVSPTESKGSGSISPSKPQTPEEPKRPDSLLGRLERKEQLKKANTLPSSVTVEIADSTPSPPAVKEVSKRFPSSDSGQVSTEPAWLALAKRKAKAWSDCPQIIK encoded by the exons ATGTCACAGGAAAACGTCTCGGATAAA AAGCAGATAGCACAAGGTATAAAGTTTGGCCAGAGGCCGCCTTCACTGAGGAGGAGTGAGGGAGATGAGGGAAGTTCAGATGAGGAAGAGGTTCCCAGGAGCCCCCTGAAGGTGCTGGCCCAGGTAGAAGCGGAACCGCCAAAAACAGAACCACAG CAGGCGCAAGGAACCCACACTCACAGCACCCCAGTGAAGTCCCCAAGATCCAAACGAGTTCTTCCGCCCACTGGTACGATTGAGTCCATCAATCTGGACTCTGTCCCACAGTCCGCTCCTCGCTTGGACAATGCAGCTGCCAAGCATAAACTCTCTGTCAAACCAAAAAACCAGAGAATTTCCCGCAAACATAGACGATTCACGCAG GACCTACAAGAGGTCTCCATCCCTGGCATGGTCCAAGAGGACCTTGAGACAGCTGGGGTCTCCGGTGATGACCAGCGCAGGGCATCTGTTGACTCCTTACTAAGCTTCAAGAAGCAGCGCCTCCATGAGGAGGAAAGACAGGAGgcaaagaggaggaaggagctgGAAGAGCAGAGGCTcagagaggaggatgacgagaggAGGAAAAGGGCAGAGGAGATGAGGCTGCGCGaactggaggaggaaaaggagaggTGTCGCcaacagaaggaggaggaagagagactGATTcgagaggaggcagagagaaagaagagagaggaggaggaggagaggaggattagactagaggaagagaggaggcagagggaggagCAAGAGAGAatgcagagggaggaagaggcaAGGAGGATGCGGGAAGAAGAGGAACGTCTAcaacgtgaggaggaggagagaaggcacctggaagagcagaggaggaaagaggatgAGGAAAGGAGCAAAcgagaggaggaagaacaggctgaaaggaagaggaagctgaaagaagaagaggaggaaagaaagaggaaagaggaagagattgagcaaaagaaaaaaatggaagcagaggagaggaggagaaaggaggaggaagagcagaggagattATTAGAGGAGGCTGATGGAGGTTCAGATCcaatggagaggaagaggagagcagaggagctgcgctggagggagatggaggaaaGACAGAGGCCTTTCTCTTTCAAGGTTTCTTCTGGAGAAAACCAGATTTTGTTCCAGAAGGTCAACCTTACGCCTGTTACACCAGCTTCCAGCCACCAGACAGGTGCTTCACCTGAACAAAGAGAGGGAGTTAAGGCTTCTTCCCCTGAAGGAACTGACGCCCCAAACCTGCCAGCATCACCATATGTCCCCCACACAGCCATCTTAGTGACAGGTGCCCAGCTCTGTGGGACAGCTGTCAATTTAGACCAGATCAAAGACAGTGCTTGTAAGTCTCTGCTGGGTCTGGGAGACGACAGGAAGGCCCAGGGAACACCGCCACTCAAGAGCAAAACTTCACCAGACCGCAAGTCTGGCAAAACCAAATCCCTCACTGAGGCTGTGCTCTCCACAGATAAGTCCAGTGCAGCTGTCCTGGCAGAATGGGCAAGTATCCGATCAAAGATATTCAAGGGGGTAGAAGACGGGAAGTATGATGATAACCAAGATGTAAACAAAAAGCAGCCTCAGCCAAGCAGCGAAGACCAGCCTGCGTTCTCCCACACAAACCTCAGGAAGACCATGTCGGCCAGCGCCAAGTTCTCCATCACTCCTGCGAAGAAGAAGTTTGGGGATTCAAACAGGAATTCTGAGGTGTTCAGCGCAGCAGCAGACGGGAAGGAAGTGGGAGAGGAGACTACTCCATCTGACAGCCTTACTGCAGTCTCACCGACTGCTGCTACCACTAAACCTCAGAACAGGACAAGTAAAACTGTTCGCATTGTAGAGAGAGGGTCAGAGGAATGTATGTTTGCCAAAGACCTCCCCTCCTTTTTGGTACCAAGCCCCGGAGCCAAATTTGATGGGGCAGAACTGAAGAGCAGAGCTCAGAATGTGACATCAGAGGCATCAGAAAGTAGAGAGGATGGAGAGGTGCCGGGCCCAGATGGTGAGGATACGCCCTCACCTTTTGGCATAAAACTAAGGAGGACTAACTACTCTCTGCGTTTTCACAGTGAACAGTCCACTGAGAAAAGGAAGAAACGCTACAGTGACGGGGACAGCTTTGATGGCGTCCCTTCACCTCTCACCCCCGTTGATCCAGACTTTGATACTTCCTCTACTTCCTCCGTCTTCTCTGACAAATCAAGTCCTGGTTCACCACAGAAAGTAGGTGCAGTCGGCAAGTACTTGCATGCATCTGCCTCTCCTGGTGGCCCTCGGGCTAAACTGGGAAAGTCTCCAAGCCCCACCTTGCACAGCGAAGTTGAGAAAGTGGTTTCAAAACCACCGCTCTACCGACGACCCACCGCGTCACCCAAACCTGCGGGATCAGTCCCAACACCTCCTCCATCTCCGCTTCCTAAAGTAGCTCATGGGCCGTCCAGTGATGCCGTGGTCCAGAGAACAGGGTGTGGAGATTCATCCAGCCAGGAGCAGACGCGCCGGAGCGAGGAAACTTCAGCAGTAGCCCACCTGCACCAGACCAGCCAAGTCCAGATccaaggagaaggagaggagccGAAGGAGAAGAGGTCATTCTTCCCCTCCATTAACATTCCCTGGAGAGAGAAGgtggacagaaagacagagcTCATCAAGAAAG ATAAACCATCCCTACAGAGCAGACACTCACTGGACAGTGCAAAGGTCCACGATAAGGAGTCTGGACCCTTATGGATCACCCTGGCTTTGCAGAAGCAGAAGGGCTtcagggagcagcagcagaatcgaGATGATCGTCGTTGTCAAAGAGAGGCCAAGCTGGCCGAAAAACAAACGAGAGACAGC GTCACACTGGTGAGTCCCACAGAGAGCAAAGGCAGTGGAAGCATCAGTCCCTCCAAACCTCAGACACCAGAGGAGCCCAAGAGACCCGACAGCCTCCTGGGACGActggagcgcaaagaacaactGAAAAAAGCCAACACTTTGCCCAGCTCTGTCACTG TTGAGATTGCAGACTCTACACCATCGCCACCTGCTGTCAAGGAGGTGTCAAAGCGCTTCCCCTCCAGCGACTCCGGGCAGGTGTCCACAGAGCCTGCCTGGCTGGCTCTGGCCAAAAGAAAGGCCAAAGCCTGGAGTGATTGTCCTCAGATCATTAAATAA